One uncultured Carboxylicivirga sp. genomic window, GAGTGCAGTGCTACTTTTGTTACTATTTATTGGAGCAGCACGCAGGTATGGCTCTGTGCCAAAAGCACCCAAGGGGCTTCAGTCGTTTTTAGAGCCTTTAATACTTTTTGTGCGTGATGATATCGGTGTAGCTCAGATCGGTAAGGAGAAGTATGAAAGATATATGCCTTATCTTCTGACAACATTCTTTTTTATATGGATTAACAACTTAATTGGTTTAGTTCCATTTTTTCCAGGGGGAAGTAATCTTACAGGTAATATTTCTGTTACAATGTTATTAGCAGTAATAACTTATCTTGTAACTTCTTTTAGTGGGACTAAAAGTTATTGGAAGCATATTTTTTGGATGCCGGGTGTTCCGGTTCCGATTCGGATAATGCTTTCGGGTATTGAGTTTATTGGCACCTTAACAAAACCATTTGCTCTGATGATTCGTTTGATGGCTAATATAACGGCCGGACACATTATTATTCTGAGTTTGTTTTCACTCATTTTTGTAATGAATTCATTGGTTATTGCACCGGTTTCAATTTTGATGTCTTTGATGATGTTTATGTTAGAGCTCCTGGTGGGTGCTCTTCAAGCATATATTTTTACTTTGTTATCAGCTTTGTTTATTGGTATGGCTGTTCACGAAGAAGAACATTAATAATTTAATCTATTAATTAAATTTCTAAATATGGAAGGTTTGTCATTGACCGCAATAGGCTTAGGCTTAATTGTTATCGGAGTAGGTTATGGTATTGGTAGAATTGCAGGAAGTGCTTTAGAATCTATGGCACGTCAACCTGAAATCAGTTCTAAAATTCAAACTGCTATGATTATTGCTGCAGCACTTATTGAAGGGGTTGCTCTGTTTGCAATTGTTGTTGCCTTGATGAAAGGATAAAATAAACTGCTATGGGATTATTGACACCTGATCCCGGGTTAGTCTTTTGGACGACCATAACGTTTGGTATATTGGTTTTACTGCTTAGGAAATTCGCCTGGAAACCAATTTTACATGCATTAAGAGCACGCGAAGAAACAATTGAATTTTCTCTAGCAGCTGCAGCTAAAGCTAAAGCTGAGATTGAGGATTTGAATGTTGAAAAGGAAAAAATACTCATTGCAGCCAAAGAAGAACGAGATGGTTTAATAAAGGAAGCCAGGGAATTAAAGCAAAACATCGTGGATGATGCACGTAGTAAGGCTCAGGAAGAAGCAGATAAGATTATCGTATCTGCCCGTCAGCAAATTGAGCGTGAAAAAAGTGATGCCATCCAGGAAATGAAACGACAAGTAGCCGAATTGTCTGTTAATATAGCTGGAAAGCTATTGGAACAGGAATTGGAATCTACTGATAAGCAGAAAGCCATAATTGACAGGTATCTGCAAGAGGTAAATTTTAACTAGAACTTGGTTAAACAGAGAGCAGAATAATATGAATAGGAGTTTAATAGCCAATAGATACGCAAGCGCATTATTTAAACTGGCTTCGGAGCAAGGTAATCTTGAGCAGGTGAATAATGATATTATTCTCTTGAAAAGTTATTGCGATGAGGCAGAGGGATTTATTGAGCTCTTAAATAGCCCGGTTGTTAAACCACAACAGAAAAAAGATGCTCTGCACTCTGTTCTTGAAAAGAGGATTCAGAACTCCACAATGAGCTTTATTGATTTATTAATCAACAATAGTCGCGAAGTATTATTGGAAGATATCATTAGGGGATTTATAAGTTTATTTAAGAAGGAGAAAGGTATTAAAGCTGTTACACTCTATACTGCTATTGAATTGGATAAGCAGCAAGTGGACGGATTAATGCAATACCTTCGTAAACAATTTAATTCACCTATTGAGCTCATTTTAAAAGTTGATCCTGCCTTGTTAGGAGGTTTTAAACTTACCATTGATGGTAAGATGGCGGATGCCAGCCTGAGTTCGAAGTTGAAAAATATGAAGAAGCAATTACTCAGTTAAACGTTAACTAAATTAATTTTAGATGGATACGATAAAACCGGCTGAAGTATCGGATTTATTAAAAAAACAGATTGCAGGCTTCCAAACAGCAACTGATTTGGAAGAGGTTGGCACAGTTTTACAAGTGGGTGATGGTATCGCCCGTGTTTATGGTTTAACCAACGTTAAGTCAAACGAATTGGTTGAATTAGATTCATGTACGGGAGTTGTGCTTAACCTAGAGCAAGATAATGTGGGTATAGTATTATTTGGCTCTTCGCAGGCTGTAAAAGAAGGAGATTTGGTGAAACGTACCGGTCGAATTGCTTCTATCCGCGCCGGAGAAGGTATGTTGGGACGTGTTATAAATGCCATTGGTGAACCCATTGATGGCAAAGGTCCTATTAGCGGTGATACTTACGAAATGCCTCTGGAACGAAAAGCTCCACAGGTTATTTACCGACAACCAGTTAAGCAACCTTTACAAACCGGTTTAAGAGCTGTAGATGCCATGACACCTATTGGTCGTGGGCAGCGTGAGTTAATTATTGGAGACCGTCAGACAGGAAAAACTGCGATTGCAATTGATACAATCATAAATCAACGATCATTTTTCGAAGCAGGAGAACCTGTTTATTGTATATATGTTGCTGTTGGGCAAAAAGGTAGTACTGTTGCTCAGATCGTAAATACACTTGAGAAACATGGAGCGATGGAATATACGGTTGTTGTTTCTGCTCCTGCAGCCGATCCGTCAGCAATGCAGTTTTATGCTCCTTTCTCAGGAACTGCTATTGGCGAATTCTTCCGTGACACTGGTCGGTCAGCCTTGATTGTTTATGATGATTTATCTAAACAAGCAGTTTCTTATCGTGAAGTTAGTTTGTTATTACGTCGTCCTCCAGGTCGTGAAGCATATCCGGGTGATGTGTTCTATTTACATAGCCGTTTATTGGAACGTGCAGCTAAAATCATTGAATCAGATGAGATTGCAGCAAAAATGAACGACTTACCTGAGTCATTAAAACCTATTGTTAAGGGAGGTGGATCATTAACAGCCCTGCCTATTATCGAAACACAGGCAGGTGACGTATCAGCATATATTCCAACCAATGTCATTTCAATTACCGACGGTCAGATTTTCCTTGAGAGTGATTTATTTAATTCAGGAGTTAGACCAGCGATTAACGTAGGTATTTCAGTTTCTCGTGTTGGTGGTAGTGCTCAGATTAAACCAATGAAAAAGGTTGCAGGTACTTTAAAACTTGATCAGGCACAATATCGCGAACTGGAAGCATTTGCCAAATTCGGTTCTGATCTTGATCCGGCTACTATGATGGTGCTGGATAAAGGAAGAAAGAATGTTGAATTATTAAAGCAACCTCAATATAATCCAACAAGAGTAGGTCATCAGGTGGCCATTATTTATTGTGGTACCAAAGGGTTATTACGAGAAGTTCCTGCAGATAAAGTAAAATTGTGGGAAAAAGAATTTGTTGATTCGTTGGATGTGCGTCACAGTAAGATGATTGAAGAAATTGAGGCTGGAGCATACAGTGATGAAATAACAAAAAAGATTGAAGAAGTTGCTGCAGATGTTGTAGCACAAATTATTAAAGAATAGTAACCTGAATAGGTTTTAAATATTAACTCTTTATGCCAAGTTTAAAGGATATACGAATCAGGATTAATTCTGTTAAAACAACTAGGCAGGTAACCAGTGCCATGAAAATGGTATCGGCAGCTAAGTTTAAAAAAGCACAGGATGATATCTCGCATATCCGTCCATATGTGGATCGGTTGGCAGGTATTATTTTTGATTTGAGTCAGTCACTTGATGATGACGTTGAGTTGGAATGGTCAGCAAAACGTGATCCGAATAAGGTACTTTTGGTGGTTGTATCATCTAACAGAGGATTGTGTGGTGCCTTTAACAGTAATGTTATTAAAGAGACTGAGAGGGTTATTAAAACCAAGTACAATTATCAATTTAAACAGGGTAATCTCGATATTTTTGCAATTGGTAAGCAGGCCCAAAAGATTCTTAAATCTCATGGATATCCGGTTGTAAAAGATTTTAATGACCTTTATACAAATACAAGATTTGAATCAGCTAAGGAAATTGCTGTTGAAATAATGGAGTCCTTCCGAAATGGAACTTATGATGACGTTGTGTTGATCTATAATGAGTTTAAAAATGCAGCGGTACAGGAAGTAAGATCCGAACAATTTCTTCCATTACAATTGGCTGAAGCTGGAAGTGGAGTTTATAGTAGTGTTGACTACATAGTTGAACCTGATAAAATCTCCTTTATTAAAAAGGTAATTCCTGAAGCATTACAAACCATGTTTTATAGTGTTATTCTTGAATCATTGGCTTCAGAACATGGGGCCAGAATGACATCGATGCATAAGGCAACCGATAATGCAACTGATATGTTAACCGAATTACAATTGATTTATAATAAGGCTCGACAAGGCGCTATTACAACTGAAATTCTTGAGATTGTTGGTGGAGCTGAAGCATTGAAGAAGTAAAAAAATAAGCATAGAAATAAGAGCCGCAAACATAATTGTTTGCGGCTTTTCTATTGTTATTTGAATGATTCTAAATTAGGGATTAAATGGATATTATTTTCTTTATTCTGTAATTTAGGTGTCATATGGAGTCCAGAAACCTTTAAACGGGGCGTAACCGAAAAGCCATACGAGTAGGATCAAACCATACCTTTTATGAATAACAATTGTCCAAATGTTGAAAAATGCCCTATTTTCAATGGTGTACTTAAGGATCGTAAGATGACAACAAAGTCGTATCAGACTCAGTATTGCACAGGAGGAGTTGAAAAATATTCTCAATGTAAGCGCTATGCTACTAAAGCGGCATTCGGAGTCTGCCCACCTGATTTATTACCAAATTCAGCATTGACCATGGTTCAAATAGCTGAAAAATATGGTTTAACTCAAACTATCTAAAGTACTATTTCACCTTCCCATAGTACCATTTGAACTCGTCAGAGTTTAAATGGAACTTTGGGTTTTTCTTTAATGAACTATTTGTTTTCCAAATCTGAAGTCTCTTCCATTATTGAAATGGAAATCCCATAGTTAGATATAATCTTGGTTTATAGTCGGTAGTATTGGTTCCTACTCCAAAAGTAATAGGACCTATTATACTGTTGATTGCCACACCGGTATTGGCACCCAGAATAAATTCACCCGGACTCATCATGTATTGCCTTGAATCAAATTGATTATTTCCATACTCAGTGGCATAAATGGCATTGATACTAACATGTCCAAAAAGTATTTGGCCGATTTTATAGTTGAATTCTGTTTGCGCCATAAGGAAATTTTCAACAATCTTTTCCCGATAATTTAATCCGGCAAACGAAATTGTTTCAAGTCCCTGATTATAGATAGTTCCTCCAATGAAGAAATGCTCAAAGAATGGGGCGTTATTAAAAGAGCCTCCTCCTGCAATTTGCGTTGACATATGGATTGAATTGGAAACTGGAAAGTGTTTTTTATAACTGGCTATACCTGATAAGTAATAGTCATTTGGAACTTGAATAAATGGATCGACAAAAGGCTGACTTGTTTCGATTCCTTTATAGAGCTTATAACTTTTAAGATTTGAATTAATGGCAATTCGTATGTGTTTTCCACTAGTGGCAAAAAAACGTTTATTTAATGTGTTTACATCCAAAATTGCCTGAGCTCTGAAAAAACCATTCCCAAAACGTTCAATCTGATTGTCAAATAATTCAGGTATACCACTTCTTTCACTTACTTTTACTTCTTTCCAGTTTAGCTTAAATTCAAGCATGGACCTTCGTTTGAGTGTAAAGGATGTGCCGATTGAAGCCCTCGTTGTAAAATAGTTAAATGTCCCGTATTTTTTTGCGTCTTCGCGATAAAGAGGAAGTGGAGTTCGTTCAAGATAAAATTCAGTCAGGTAGCCGACTCTCTGTCCTTCGCCTAAATAAGTTATTAGATTTGCTGATAAACGTGGATCTTCGGAGATATCACCGGTTACACTAAACCGACTGTTTTTTGATACCAGATTTCGTAAAGTGATATTGGCAACTATGCCTGCTTTTAATTCATTATCATATCGTAAAGAGAACTTGGCTTTGGCTGGTTGGGCTTCGATCGTATTGAAGATAAGATGATACTCTCCATCTGTTTTATTAATTTCATAGCTAATGTTGTTATAAAATCGAGTGCCTATCAAACGACGCATGCCATTGTTGATGTCCTCTACAGTTATCGAATCGCCGGTTCTAAATCCCAAATTACTGTAGAAATAACTTTTTGAAATATCTTTTCGGTTTAGAATGCTTATTTTACTTACCAGTATCTTTTCTTCTTTTTGAATTTGTTCTGGCTGAGGTGTTGGACCAATCTTGTTAAGTGAATCAGCTAATTGTTTGAAGGTGTCAAATTGTAAGCGGGCTGCTGTTTCTCCTCTTTGGATAATATCAATGGCATCAAAAAAACTGGATGCTCCGTATGGGTCCAAATGTGGTGTTACAATGAAACTGCATAAATCAATTGCTTTCAATGTTTCCTGATTACTTCCAATCATGGCTGAATTAAGCAATACTTTTGTGATACTGTTTAAATCTTTCAAGGTAGGATAATCTTCATTACCTACATTAACACCAATGATAATGTCTGCACCCATCTTAATTGCTGTTGAAACCGGGAAATTATCCAGTACGCCACCATCAACCAGATACATTGAATCCAATATTACAGGTGTGAAAACACTTGGTATCGCCATGCTTGACCGCATGGCTGTCATTAAATCGCCACTGTCGAAAACATGTGTTGTACCTTTTATTAAATCGGCAGCAACACATCTGAATGGTATGGGTAAATCATCAAAATCTTCAATGTCAGAAACATGCCATGTAAGTTGTGATAGGAGTTCAGAGATACGCTGTCCTTGAACCATTCCCGATGGCATTGTCAATCCATCCTTAGTGATGTCAAATTCAAGCTGGAAGCGATTGTAGTCGTTTTTTTCTATAGGTACCACATCTGTTAACGGAACCATATCGCTTAAAACAACAGACCAATCTATATCTCTAACAATTGAATCCATTTCATCAGGAGTGTATCCACTGGCATACAAACCTCCTATTATGCTACCCATGCTGGTTCCGGCAATGTAATCTGGTCTGATACCAGCTTCTTCCAGTACTTTTATTACACCGATATGTGCCAGTCCTTTAGCTCCACCACCACTAAGGACCAATCCTATTTTGGGCCGAGTTACGCAGCTGTCTTTTTCTTGTGCTATCGCAAGAATTGGAAAAACTAGGAGTAATATAAACAGAATTGGTTTGGTCATAGGGTCTTATTTGTTTTTAATTAGTATGGTTGAACCATACATGTCAGCAATTGGCAGAAAACATTCCGGAATGGTTGCTTCAAATTCATCAACAGCTTTTTTAACGCCTTCCCAGTTGTGGTTGTAATCATGAATAATAATACATCCTTCCGGATTCAAACGTGGGTAGAAAAAGTTAAGTGCATCAATAGTCGATTGGTATAAATCGGCATCAATATGAACAAAAGCAAATTGTTTATCTTCCAAACCACTTGTAGTTTCAGGAAATACGCCTTCTTTTATTTCAATATTTCCGTTTCCACTAATGTATTTAGTGACTTCGGTAGGTGTGGTATTGTCAAACTTAACCGTTTGAGGGCGAACAGTTCCATCGCAATCTTCACGAATGACTTGTTTTGGAAGACCACTAAAACTATCAAATAAATATAGTTTTCTATCAGTTAACATATGATGAATCAGTTTGGCTGTTTCACCTTTATACACTCCTAATTCAGCAAGATCACCTTCAATATTCTTATCTTTGATGCGTTTCAACTGAAGCCAATGGCTATAGAATCGTATTTTATCTTTATCAGTCTTTTCTTCTTTCAGCATTATTTTACTCAGTAAATCTTTTTTCTGATGATCTAACCAGATAAAGGGTTTAAACAATTTATGGGTGTAAAAACTCCAGAAATAGCTCAACCCAAATGAGGCAGCTAAAACAATCAGTATAAGATTAAGAAACTGAATAATACTCATGGTTATTTGTTTATGTGGTAAAAATAATTGTGTTGGTTGATTTTTATGGATTATTTTTGAATGAATGGGTTAATATTCGTTTTGAAAGGAATAATCAGGTTTCAATATTACTTTCAATACAGGTGTAATTTACTACTTTTGAGATAAGCTTAAAAACACAATTCTTATTATATGGCAAAGTTATCGGCATTTCTTTTAATTCTTATTTTGATGGTTTCGTGCCAAACTCAATCACAGAAGCCTCAATGGACGATCGCCATACATGGCGGAGCCGGAAATCTGGATAAGAATTTGTTTGATGAGGAAACAACCAGAAAATATGAAGCAGGATTATCTGAAGCACTGGAGTTGGGAATTAATATGCTTGAAAATGGAGCTTCAGCTGTTGATGTGGTAGAAAAAGTAGTGAATGTTTTGGAAGACAATCCACTTTTTAACGCAGGTAAAGGTGCTGTATTTACAAACGATGGCCGTAACGAACTGGATGCAGCCATTATGGATGGACGCGATTTGAATGCAGGAACAATTGCCGGAGTGGGTGATATTAAAAATCCGGTTAGTGCTGCCAGAATGGTTATGGATAAATCACCTCATGTGATGATGGTTGGTAAAGGAGCTTCAAAGTTTGCTGCTGAAAATGGAATAGAGATGGTTGATAGTAGTTACTTTTTTACTGAGAAAAGATGGCAAAGTCTGCAAAAGGCTTTACAGAAAGCAGGAAAGAATGGCACGGTTGGCTGTGTGGTGATGGATAAAATGGGTAATCTGGCTGCAGCAACATCAACTGGTGGAATGAATAATAAAAGATATGGACGAGTAGGTGATGTGCCGATCATTGGAGCCGGAACCTATGCTAATAACAAAACTTGCGCAGTTTCGGCAACCGGTCACGGAGAGTACTTTATACGTTATACAGTTGCTCATGATATTTCAGCCTTGATGGAATATAAAGGTATGAGTCTTTCTGATGCTGCGCATACTGTAGTAAACGGAAAACTAAATAGTGAAGCAGGTAATGGAGGTGTAATTGCCGTTGATAAAAACGGTAATTTTGTGTTAGAGATGAACTCGACCGGCATGTTCCGAGGATGGGCTAATTCGTTAGGTGAAAAAGGAGTTGCAATATTTAAAAACTAATAAACAAATAATATGAGTGTAAAAACCCGCCTTTATGATGCTTTTGGTGAAATGTTGTATGTTGTGGCAATGGCTGATGGTATTATTCAACCTAAAGAAATTGAGGTGTTGCACAGTGCCTTAAAAAAGCATCCATCGGGAAAGGATATTGAATGGTCTTTTGATTACGAGCGCCTGCATCAGACAGATGTGGAAGAGTTGTACCAGAAAGTGTTGAATATCTGCCAGGAGAACGGTCCGGATCCTGAGTATCAGATGCTGGTTGATGTGATGGAGGAGGTTGCTCATTCAAGTAATGGCATCAATCCTGACGAGCAAAAGGTAATTGATCGATTTATTCATGAGTTAACCGATCGTTTTAAAAATGATATTAAAGATATTTAATTAATTGCTAAACTATTTCTTTTGAGACATCTGTGTTATGTTGATAGATGTCTCTTCAATTCTTTATTCTTTTAAGGTGGCTAAATTACTTTAGCCAGAATTGGATTTAATCAATACTGTTTTGATCTAAGATTCGTTTAACCAATTCTTTATACTGGCGGCCAATAGGAACGATTTCGGAGTTTATTTTGAAGCTCCCCGACATAAAACTATCTATTTTGTCAATGGCGATAATAAAGGATCGATGTACCCTCAGGAAATGAGTCTCGGGTAGTTTATCTTCTATATTACTGATTGTATTCATGGTTTTAACCATTTTGCCATTTGTGAGGTGAATGGCTACATAGTTTCGTAGACTTTCTACATAAGTAATTTCACGCAACAAAACTTTAATCATCATCTTATCAGACTTCACAAAGATAAATGTATCGTTGTATAAGTCAGACTGGGAGCTTTCGTTCAAAGTAATATTGGGTTGGCGAAGTTTAAGAAAGCGATTAATGGCTTTTATAAAGCGATCAAAAGGAATGGGTTTTATCAGATAATCTAAAACCTGTAGCTCGAAGCCTTCCAATGCATATTCAGAATAGGCGGTTGTCATGATTACCTCGGGTCTGTTGGTCATGTTCTTTAACAATTGCAAACCCGTAAGTCCCGGCATTTGTATATCCAGAAAAATAAGATCAACCTTATTCTCATTCAGAAAAGTCATTGCTTCCAATGCATTTCGGCACGACCCTGTCAATTCAAGGTAATCTATCCGGCTCACATATTCTTTTAGTACATCAATGGCCAGTTCCTCATCGTCCACAATTAAACACTTGATTCTATCCATCTGCTTAATTTTTCAATTGTATTTTCAGAATTACCAAAAATGATTCTTTTTCTTCCTCTATCTTCAGCTGATGTTGTTTTGGGTAAAGAATATCCAGACGTCGCTTTACATTTTGCAGTCCAATACCACTGGCTAGCGAACTTTTTTCATTGCCAGATGGTTTGCTGTTTTCAACCTTCAGGATCAGTTCATCCTCTTTGGCTCCTATCTCAATGGCAATCATCGCAATGCCCGAGAAGCCTTTGGTGCTGTGTTTAAAACTGTTCTCAATAAAAGGAAGTAATAACATAGGAGCGATGCGATGTGAATTGAAATCACCCCAGGCATTAAAACTTAGTTCTACTCTCTTTCCATATCTGATCTGCTCCAGTTCCAGGTAATTTTTAATGCTCTCCAGTTCCTTTTCAAGACTCACTTCCGGAGCATTGGTTTCGTATAACATATAACGCAACAATCCGGATAGTTTTAAAACTACTTCAAGCGACTGATCTGATTTTTTCAGAATTAATGAGTAAAGACTGTTTAAAGTATTAAAAAGAAAATGAGGATGAACCTGGTTCTTCAGAAAGATAAGTTCGGCCTCCAGTTTATCGTTGATAAGCATCTGCTCATTCTGCTTTACTTTTGCAAGATATTCCATTAGTTTCACTGTCATAGGAATTGCCAGTACAGCACCAAAATTAACTGCCGCTCTTACCAATTGTACAATGTTGAGAATTCCAATATTCTCCCATTCAGGAAAAAAATTATCAACAATAATGTAATGGTCACTTATTCTTTGTAAGAATGATGCAGAAAAAAGTATGATCAAAAAAGAAAGTATAAACTGCCAGATTTTCCCCTTGTACAAGAAGCGGGGGAAAAGTATGTAAAGAATGGAATAA contains:
- a CDS encoding patatin-like phospholipase family protein; amino-acid sequence: MTKPILFILLLVFPILAIAQEKDSCVTRPKIGLVLSGGGAKGLAHIGVIKVLEEAGIRPDYIAGTSMGSIIGGLYASGYTPDEMDSIVRDIDWSVVLSDMVPLTDVVPIEKNDYNRFQLEFDITKDGLTMPSGMVQGQRISELLSQLTWHVSDIEDFDDLPIPFRCVAADLIKGTTHVFDSGDLMTAMRSSMAIPSVFTPVILDSMYLVDGGVLDNFPVSTAIKMGADIIIGVNVGNEDYPTLKDLNSITKVLLNSAMIGSNQETLKAIDLCSFIVTPHLDPYGASSFFDAIDIIQRGETAARLQFDTFKQLADSLNKIGPTPQPEQIQKEEKILVSKISILNRKDISKSYFYSNLGFRTGDSITVEDINNGMRRLIGTRFYNNISYEINKTDGEYHLIFNTIEAQPAKAKFSLRYDNELKAGIVANITLRNLVSKNSRFSVTGDISEDPRLSANLITYLGEGQRVGYLTEFYLERTPLPLYREDAKKYGTFNYFTTRASIGTSFTLKRRSMLEFKLNWKEVKVSERSGIPELFDNQIERFGNGFFRAQAILDVNTLNKRFFATSGKHIRIAINSNLKSYKLYKGIETSQPFVDPFIQVPNDYYLSGIASYKKHFPVSNSIHMSTQIAGGGSFNNAPFFEHFFIGGTIYNQGLETISFAGLNYREKIVENFLMAQTEFNYKIGQILFGHVSINAIYATEYGNNQFDSRQYMMSPGEFILGANTGVAINSIIGPITFGVGTNTTDYKPRLYLTMGFPFQ
- the atpH gene encoding ATP synthase F1 subunit delta, whose protein sequence is MNRSLIANRYASALFKLASEQGNLEQVNNDIILLKSYCDEAEGFIELLNSPVVKPQQKKDALHSVLEKRIQNSTMSFIDLLINNSREVLLEDIIRGFISLFKKEKGIKAVTLYTAIELDKQQVDGLMQYLRKQFNSPIELILKVDPALLGGFKLTIDGKMADASLSSKLKNMKKQLLS
- a CDS encoding isoaspartyl peptidase/L-asparaginase — protein: MAKLSAFLLILILMVSCQTQSQKPQWTIAIHGGAGNLDKNLFDEETTRKYEAGLSEALELGINMLENGASAVDVVEKVVNVLEDNPLFNAGKGAVFTNDGRNELDAAIMDGRDLNAGTIAGVGDIKNPVSAARMVMDKSPHVMMVGKGASKFAAENGIEMVDSSYFFTEKRWQSLQKALQKAGKNGTVGCVVMDKMGNLAAATSTGGMNNKRYGRVGDVPIIGAGTYANNKTCAVSATGHGEYFIRYTVAHDISALMEYKGMSLSDAAHTVVNGKLNSEAGNGGVIAVDKNGNFVLEMNSTGMFRGWANSLGEKGVAIFKN
- a CDS encoding TerB family tellurite resistance protein; protein product: MSVKTRLYDAFGEMLYVVAMADGIIQPKEIEVLHSALKKHPSGKDIEWSFDYERLHQTDVEELYQKVLNICQENGPDPEYQMLVDVMEEVAHSSNGINPDEQKVIDRFIHELTDRFKNDIKDI
- the atpG gene encoding ATP synthase F1 subunit gamma → MPSLKDIRIRINSVKTTRQVTSAMKMVSAAKFKKAQDDISHIRPYVDRLAGIIFDLSQSLDDDVELEWSAKRDPNKVLLVVVSSNRGLCGAFNSNVIKETERVIKTKYNYQFKQGNLDIFAIGKQAQKILKSHGYPVVKDFNDLYTNTRFESAKEIAVEIMESFRNGTYDDVVLIYNEFKNAAVQEVRSEQFLPLQLAEAGSGVYSSVDYIVEPDKISFIKKVIPEALQTMFYSVILESLASEHGARMTSMHKATDNATDMLTELQLIYNKARQGAITTEILEIVGGAEALKK
- a CDS encoding TylF/MycF/NovP-related O-methyltransferase gives rise to the protein MSIIQFLNLILIVLAASFGLSYFWSFYTHKLFKPFIWLDHQKKDLLSKIMLKEEKTDKDKIRFYSHWLQLKRIKDKNIEGDLAELGVYKGETAKLIHHMLTDRKLYLFDSFSGLPKQVIREDCDGTVRPQTVKFDNTTPTEVTKYISGNGNIEIKEGVFPETTSGLEDKQFAFVHIDADLYQSTIDALNFFYPRLNPEGCIIIHDYNHNWEGVKKAVDEFEATIPECFLPIADMYGSTILIKNK
- the atpB gene encoding F0F1 ATP synthase subunit A, giving the protein MRHIKQILLLIAIFFSLSTTYASDEHTAESEEVFDPLEMIDHHIADSHEWHVISYTKNNGEEVHISMPLPVILFYNGHFNVFMSSSFHHGEEIVKKGDDYFKLYHEKIYVTDEAGTIHYDEHHNVLNEKPWDFSITKNVGSMFLSAVLLLLLFIGAARRYGSVPKAPKGLQSFLEPLILFVRDDIGVAQIGKEKYERYMPYLLTTFFFIWINNLIGLVPFFPGGSNLTGNISVTMLLAVITYLVTSFSGTKSYWKHIFWMPGVPVPIRIMLSGIEFIGTLTKPFALMIRLMANITAGHIIILSLFSLIFVMNSLVIAPVSILMSLMMFMLELLVGALQAYIFTLLSALFIGMAVHEEEH
- the atpF gene encoding F0F1 ATP synthase subunit B; this translates as MGLLTPDPGLVFWTTITFGILVLLLRKFAWKPILHALRAREETIEFSLAAAAKAKAEIEDLNVEKEKILIAAKEERDGLIKEARELKQNIVDDARSKAQEEADKIIVSARQQIEREKSDAIQEMKRQVAELSVNIAGKLLEQELESTDKQKAIIDRYLQEVNFN
- the atpE gene encoding ATP synthase F0 subunit C, whose product is MEGLSLTAIGLGLIVIGVGYGIGRIAGSALESMARQPEISSKIQTAMIIAAALIEGVALFAIVVALMKG
- a CDS encoding LytTR family DNA-binding domain-containing protein: MDRIKCLIVDDEELAIDVLKEYVSRIDYLELTGSCRNALEAMTFLNENKVDLIFLDIQMPGLTGLQLLKNMTNRPEVIMTTAYSEYALEGFELQVLDYLIKPIPFDRFIKAINRFLKLRQPNITLNESSQSDLYNDTFIFVKSDKMMIKVLLREITYVESLRNYVAIHLTNGKMVKTMNTISNIEDKLPETHFLRVHRSFIIAIDKIDSFMSGSFKINSEIVPIGRQYKELVKRILDQNSID
- the atpA gene encoding F0F1 ATP synthase subunit alpha, coding for MDTIKPAEVSDLLKKQIAGFQTATDLEEVGTVLQVGDGIARVYGLTNVKSNELVELDSCTGVVLNLEQDNVGIVLFGSSQAVKEGDLVKRTGRIASIRAGEGMLGRVINAIGEPIDGKGPISGDTYEMPLERKAPQVIYRQPVKQPLQTGLRAVDAMTPIGRGQRELIIGDRQTGKTAIAIDTIINQRSFFEAGEPVYCIYVAVGQKGSTVAQIVNTLEKHGAMEYTVVVSAPAADPSAMQFYAPFSGTAIGEFFRDTGRSALIVYDDLSKQAVSYREVSLLLRRPPGREAYPGDVFYLHSRLLERAAKIIESDEIAAKMNDLPESLKPIVKGGGSLTALPIIETQAGDVSAYIPTNVISITDGQIFLESDLFNSGVRPAINVGISVSRVGGSAQIKPMKKVAGTLKLDQAQYRELEAFAKFGSDLDPATMMVLDKGRKNVELLKQPQYNPTRVGHQVAIIYCGTKGLLREVPADKVKLWEKEFVDSLDVRHSKMIEEIEAGAYSDEITKKIEEVAADVVAQIIKE
- a CDS encoding sensor histidine kinase — its product is MQIVKTNKGLMARVLNNRVVQHLTYWVVFTIFFAFAWGTYDNNFTKTILVELINLPAKILLVYSILYILFPRFLYKGKIWQFILSFLIILFSASFLQRISDHYIIVDNFFPEWENIGILNIVQLVRAAVNFGAVLAIPMTVKLMEYLAKVKQNEQMLINDKLEAELIFLKNQVHPHFLFNTLNSLYSLILKKSDQSLEVVLKLSGLLRYMLYETNAPEVSLEKELESIKNYLELEQIRYGKRVELSFNAWGDFNSHRIAPMLLLPFIENSFKHSTKGFSGIAMIAIEIGAKEDELILKVENSKPSGNEKSSLASGIGLQNVKRRLDILYPKQHQLKIEEEKESFLVILKIQLKN